Proteins encoded together in one Impatiens glandulifera chromosome 1, dImpGla2.1, whole genome shotgun sequence window:
- the LOC124919250 gene encoding zinc finger CCCH domain-containing protein 44-like, with translation MKRNTLDMRKKKNQEVGKKEIAEDWCFVCKDGGSLRVCDYNFGSLSGEREKHDCNLVYWLQRERKSCNEISMQQFPIVGVAVSIMELQLFSFFILTRWHSCFNCNKPSKYHCFFCPSAVCQHCSNILEFARVRDTKGFCHNCLKLALLGEANKTEDSDEEFVDFSNRDTFECLFLEYWLIIN, from the exons ATGAAGAGGAATACATTGGatatgaggaagaagaagaatcaggAGGTCGGAAAGAAAGAAATCGCTGAGGACTGGTGCTTTGTTTGCAAAGATGGTGGTTCCTTACGTGTTTGCGACTACAA TTTTGGAAGCTTGAGTGGTGAAAGGGAAAAACATGATTGTAATTTGGTTTATTGGTTGCAGAGG GAAAGAAAGTCATGTAATGAAATTAGCATGCAACAATTTCCCATAGTTGGTGTTGCAGTTTCAATTATGGAACTTcaacttttttccttttttattttgacaa GATGGCATTCTTGTTTCAATTGCAATAAGCCTTCAAAGTATCATTGCTTTTTCTGTCCAAGTGCTGTGTGCCAACATTGTTCCAATATTCTTGAGTTTGCACGTGTTAGAGACACCAAAGGGTTCTGCCATAACTGTCTGAAGCTTGCACTACTTGGAGAGGCAAACAAAACCGAAGACTCTGATGAG GAATTTGTAGATTTCAGTAATAGAGACACATTTGAGTGCCTATTCTTGGAATACTggcttataattaattaa